Proteins from a genomic interval of Crassostrea angulata isolate pt1a10 chromosome 7, ASM2561291v2, whole genome shotgun sequence:
- the LOC128192247 gene encoding haloacid dehalogenase-like hydrolase domain-containing protein 3, whose product MQPVKLVTLDVTNTVIRVVGGVGFQYANVAKVHGVKLNPDDVSRAFRQKWKEHNKLHPIFGSKNGLTSREWWNGLVKKTLTQSGMDLEDDALGTVSLEICKHFETEGWMLIPQSVRVLQELKERNLTVGAVSNFDDTLESVLKRMSIHHYFDFVLPAWTAGCAKPDPEIYLQALDAGGATAAEAIHVGDDLQNDYLGPRKVGIRSILFCPNASNIPTDVDCSITDLYDIFKYL is encoded by the coding sequence ATGCAACCTGTGAAGCTAGTCACTCTGGATGTGACAAACACAGTTATACGAGTTGTTGGAGGCGTTGGCTTTCAGTACGCTAATGTAGCAAAAGTACACGGAGTAAAACTGAACCCTGACGACGTCAGTCGAGCATTTCGACAAAAATGGAAAGAACACAATAAACTTCATCCTATCTTTGGGAGCAAAAATGGTTTGACATCCCGCGAGTGGTGGAACGGTCTGGTAAAGAAAACACTTACACAGAGTGGAATGGATCTAGAGGATGATGCACTAGGTACAGTTTCTCTAGAGATCTGCAAGCATTTTGAAACTGAGGGCTGGATGTTGATTCCACAGTCAGTCCGAGTGTTACAGGAACTGAAGGAGAGGAACCTGACAGTGGGGGCTGTATCAAACTTTGACGATACTCTAGAAAGTGTCTTAAAAAGGATGTCTATTCATCATTACTTTGACTTTGTTCTTCCTGCATGGACTGCAGGCTGTGCTAAGCCAGACCCAGAAATCTACCTCCAAGCTCTGGATGCTGGTGGAGCAACCGCTGCCGAGGCCATTCATGTAGGGGATGATCTTCAAAATGATTATCTGGGACCTAGAAAAGTCGGAATCAGGAGCATTTTATTTTGTCCAAATGCCTCCAATATTCCAACAGATGTGGACTGCTCTATTACAGATCTGTacgatatatttaaatatttataa